The Thermosynechococcus sp. CL-1 genomic interval CTACGCCAACGATTCTTTCAGGGATTTTAGTTCCAATTTCTTTATCAACAACCCGCTGATTGTGCCCTACGCCGTCAATGATCCCGGTGGGGCGGGTGTCAGTATTGAATGGAATCCGGGAGGCGGATTCTTCACGCTGCGCGGTGTTTATGTGGCCGCTGAAGCGGGAGCACCGACGGGTATCCCTACGGGAGGAGGTCTTTTTGGCGATCCCTATCAGGGAACCGTGGAACTGGAGTTTGCCCGTGCCTTTGGTGCCAATGAACGGAACAACTTTGCGGTGCGCCTGCAATATACCAATTCCTCAACCCTGAACATTTCCCAGAATGCCGGCGGTGTCAATGTGGAACTCACCCTCGGTAAGTTTGGCCTCTTTGGCCGCTATGCCTACTCCGATATGAAACTCTATGGCGATGGAGCAACGATTAATGGCTTGGGGCCCTTTACTGTGGATCCGGGGGTCTTTGTCCTTCCCGCTGGTGGCCAAGTAAACACCACCGCGCAAACATGGATGGCGGGTTTGGCCTATCGGGACTTGTTGGCGGAAGGATCATTGCTAGCAGCGGCGGTGGGTCAGCCCTTTATTAACTCGTTGGCATCAGCACCCGGGATCAATGATGCTACCCAAACCAACTATGAACTCTTTTTCCGCTATCCCCTCAGTGATAATATCACAATCACGCCTGTGTTTATGGCAATCACCAATGCCAACAATAGCGCCACCAATAGCCCCATTTTCCAAGGGTTGATCCGCACCACGTTTAGCTTCTAAACAAGACAGGCTCTAAAGGCTTGGCGCAGTTGGCTTTCATCAAGGTTGCGGCCAATAAAGATGAGTTCATTGCGCTGATGGCCAAGGGGGCGATCGAGGGGACGACCATCAAAGAGCATATGCACCCCCTGAAAAACAAAGGGCTGGGGCTGCTCCGCGAGGTGCAAAATCCCCTTCATGCGGAAAATATCGGGGCCTTGGGTTTGCAGCAACTGGCTCAGCCACGTTTGCAGCTTAGCGCCATCCAATTTGCCCTCAGCAACAATGGCCACAGAACCCACAGATTCATCGTGTTCATGGTGATCTTCGCCAAGAAAGTCTGGGTCGAGTTCGAGGGCCCGCTCAAGGTCAAAGCCCCCCACATCGAGGATGTGCTCCATGGGGATGGCGGCCTGCTGGGTGTAATACACTTTGGCCAAGGGGTTCATGGCATGAATGCGATCGCGCAACTGGGCGAGGTCTGCTTCGCTTACCAAGTCCGTTTTATTGAGCAAAATCACATCGGCAAAGGCAATTTGCTCTTGGGCTTCGTCCGCTTGCCAGTGGTAGTGAATGTGCTTGGCATCCACCACGGTAATCACGGCATCTAGGTGAGTTTGGCTGCGGATGTCCTCATCCATGAAGAAGGTTTGAATGACGGGTGCGGGATCGGCAAGCCCCGTGGTTTCAATAACAAGGTGATCAAACTTGTGCCGCCGCTTCATCAGGTTGCCAATAATGCGAATCAAGTCGCCGCGCACCGTACAGCAAATGCAGCCATTATTCATCTCGAAAATTTCTTCATCGGTATTGACCACCAGTTGATGATCAATGCCCACTTCGCCAAACTCGTTGACAATGACAGCGACCTTCTTGCCGTGTTCGTGGGTGAGAATGCGATTGAGGAGTGTGGTTTTACCGGCACCCAAGTAGCCAGTGAGCACTGTAACGGGAACGGTCATAGGCTGGACAACAGCTAGAGACTCTTTGAGCCTATCAAATATCCGTTACAGTCGTTGTGAAAAGGGCTGTAGGATAAAAAAATGCACAACTACGGAAAGTTTCAAGTCTATGCTGCATCCGCGTTTAGCCGCTGCCTTTGAGCAGCGTTCTGTTCTCAAGATTATTAGTGGCCTCAACAATTTTGATCGCGATCGCGTGCGGGCGGTGGTGACTGCTGCCGATCAGGGGGGTGCCACTTTTGTGGATATTGCTGCCGATCCTGAGCTGGTGCGCCTTGCCAAGGAACTAACGATGCTGCCCATCTGTGTGTCTGCGGTGGAGCCATTACAGCTGCTGAATGCCGTTGCCGCTGGTGCCGATCTGGTGGAAATCGGCAACTACGATAGCTTCTATGCCCAGGGGCGGGTGTTTAGCGCTGAGGAAGTGCTGGTATTGACGCGCCAAACTCGCGAGTTGCTGCCCCAAATCATGCTGTCAGTAACCGTGCCCCACACGCTGCCTTTGGATCAACAGGTTGCCCTCGCTGAGGCCTTGGTGGCCGCTGGTGCCGACGTGATTCAAACCGAAGGGGGAACCAGTAGCCAACCCCACCACAGTGGCACGTTGGGTCTCATTGAAAAAGCAGCCCCGACATTGGCGGCAGCCTACGAAATTTCCCGCGCCGTTGCGGTGCCGGTGCTGTGTGCTTCGGGGCTTTCGACAGTGACGATTCCCTTGGCGATCGCTGCTGGGGCTGCGGGTGTCGGGGTCGGCTCTGCCGTCAACCAACTCAATAGTGAAGTGGCCATGGTGGCCAGTGTGCGTGCCCTCGCCGAAGCAGTCAAAGGTGCCATCGCCCTCCACCGCTAAGCCTGTGGTGAAGCTCTCCCGATTGGCTGTGGCCTGTGCCAACCGTCTCTTTGAGACTGCCGGCGATCGGGAGCGTTTTTTAGAGGCTCTCACCACCCCCCCGCCCTACCCTGCCACGGTGCTGTGGTGTCGCGAGTCAGCGTCCCCCTTACCCTTTGAGCCATTGCCGCCACTTTCTTGGCAGCCCCCTTGGGTGAGTCGCTTTGCCCCCGGCAGCCGTACCGGTCAACACCCTCTCCATGAGGTCGGGGCTTATTATTGCTTGGATAGCTCATCGGTGTTTGCGGCGGTTCCGCTGCTGACGCTGCCCCAAGAGCCGTCATTGGTGATTGATGTGTGTGCGGCGCCCGGCGGCAAGAGCCTCTTTGCGTGGCGATCGCTCCAACCCCGCTACCTCATCTGTAATGAAACCATTGGCAAACGGGTGGGGATGCTGATTAGCAATCTCAAACGCTGTCGAGTGCATCCAGTGGGCGTCACCGCTTGGGATAGTGAGGTGCTGGCTGCTGAGTTCCAAGGCGCTGCTGATGTGGTGATTGTGGATGCCCCCTGCTCCGGCCAATCCCTGCTGGCCAAGGGACAAAAAGCCGACGGGTGCTTTCATCCTCTGACGATTCGCCACAACCAACGGCGACAAAAGCGAATTCTGGCGGCAGCAACTGCCCTTGTGCGTCCGGGGGGATGGCTGCTCTATAGCACCTGCACCTTTAGTCAGGATGAAAATGAGGATGTGGCGGCTTGGCTGATGGCCAAGTTTCCGCAGTGGGTTCCTCAACCTGTGGCGGCACTGGCGGCCTATCAATCCCATCTAGCAGCCTTTCCCTGCTATCGGCTGTGGCCCCACCAAGGGGAAGGGGCGGGAGCCTTTACAATTCTCTGGCAGCATCAGGGTAAGGGGGAATCAAACCCACTACCCGATTTAGGGGAACGTCGCGCCTTGGGCGATCGCTGGCGCTGGCAATCGAATTCCCAACCGGCATAGGTAATGGCAGCAAAGGCATTTTGATCTAAACACCTCCCGAAAATGCGACTACTGGCGATCGCTGCGCGTCCCATCAGGGTTACACCTAGAAGCTGCCCTTGGCGATTGATCACCACTTGACCCAAGCTCCGACCCTCGGAACTAAACTGCTGAATCTCCCACAGTTGAACGGGTTCCCTGAGGCGCTGCTGGGCTTGCCGCGCATTCCAACCGACGCGGGCAATGGGAACAGGTAGGGCAATCCACCACGGTTGACGGTAGTAATCAAGGGGCATGGGTTTCCGCTGCAAAATCTGGCGGGCGATCGCAAAGGCCTCAAAGTAGGTCAGGGAGGGCAAATGGTACCCCCGCTGCCAACCGCCACAGGCATAGACTTGGGGATGACTGGTGCGCCCTTGGGAATTGATCCGCAACCACCCTTGAGCATCTCGCTGCAGGCGGTGCAGGTTCAAAGGAGTTGGATCGGGGGCTTTGCGCCTTCCTAGGAGGGGAACCCCTAGACCGAGGCCACTCAGGGCAGCATGCAGGCGATCGTTGAACCACGCATCTTCTGTGGCCACAAGCGGCAGACCTTGTGCATCGGGATGCAAGGCTTTGCCAGACCAGTGGTGCCAACAGGCCAGCTCAATCCTGCTGAGGGTGTCCATATCCTGAGCATCCATTGCCGCAGGCGCATCAAGGAGGAAATAGCCTTGCGCATACAGGCGATCGCCCCCCACCTGAAAATGACAGCGGGGCTGCCAGACAAATTCCCCCGCCCCTGTGATCACATCGACCCCCACCAATTCCAAGACCCTAAGGGCATAGCGGCGCTGTCCGTGGCTGAGGTGGGCTTGAAAGTGCTGCCACTGCTGAGTGTCCAATTTTTGGGGGGGAAACTGCGACAGCCACCAGCGTTGCCACTGCCATTGCCAATGCACATCAGCGGCTGGGATTACTAGGCCAATCCGCCCCAAGGCCGCACACCGATAGGCAATGTCCAATGCCAAAGGACTCGCCGCCACAATCAGCAAATCATACTCAAAGCGCATAGGAAATTAAGATAGAAACGACGACACTGGCAGCTCCTATGAAGCCCATCCGCACGTTTAACGTTCGTCCTCACCTGCCGCAACGTTTGGAACCCCTGCGGGAACTGGCCTACAACCTCTACTGGACGTGGAACACGGAGGCGATCGCCCTCTTTCGCCGCCTCGACCCAGAACTGTGGGAGCAAACAAACCATAACCCTGTCGCCCTTTTGGGACGCATTCGCCAAGATCGCCTCTTGGATGCGGCGGCCGACAACGGCTTTTTGGCACAGATGGAGCGGGTGATCAGCCAATTTCAAGAATATGCCCAGCCTGTGCAGACGTGGTACCAGCAAACGCGCACGGACGCGCCTCCCGGCGAGTGTATTGCCTATTTTTCCCTTGAATTTGGCCTCACGGAGTGCCTGCCAATCTATTCGGGGGGCTTGGGGGTCTTGGCCGGAGATCACCTCAAATCCGCCAGTGACTTGGGACTGCCCTTGGTGGGGGTGGGGCTGCTCTATCAAAAGGGCTATTTTTCGCAGTACCTCAGTGCCGATGGCTGGCAGCAGGAACGCTATCCCAGCAACGATTTTTATACCCTGCCCCTCAAGCTGGTCACTACTGGCCAAGGTCAAGAGCATCGGATTCGAGTGGACTACCCCAATCGAGAAGTCCAAGCACGGGTTTGGCAAGTTCAGGTGGGTCGGGTTCCCCTTTATCTTTTAGACACAAACCTGCCAGAAAACAGTACCTACGATCAGCAGATCACCGACTACCTCTACGGTGGGGACATGGACATGCGCATCCATCAAGAGATGTTGCTGGGCATTGGTGGCGTGCGTCTGCTCCACAGCTTGGGGTTGCGACCAACGGTTTATCACATGAATGAGGGGCACTCCGCCTTTTTATCCCTAGAGCGCATTCGCCAACTGATCACCGAAGAGCAGCTTACCTACGATGAAGCCTTGCAGGTGGTCAAGGCCAGCCAGTTGTTTACCACCCATACCCCCGTGCCTGCGGGGATTGATCTGTTTCCTGCCGATAAGGTGACGTACTATGTCGGCCACTATGCTGAGGCCTTTAACCTCTCACAGCAGGAGTTTCTCTCCTTGGGTCGTGTCAATCCGGGGGCTTTTCAAGAACCCTTTAGTATGGCGAACCTAGCCATTCATACCGCTAGTTTTGTCAATGGGGTGAGCGCGCTCCACGGTGAAGTCTCCCGCCAGATGTTCCAAGGTCTGTGGCCCAATCTGCCGCCGACGGAGGTGCCGATTACCTCGATTACCAATGGCGTCCATGCTCGCAGTCGCGTTTCTGAACCATTGCAATACCTGCTGGATATTTACCTTGGGCCGCAGTGGTCTGATGCGCCCTTGGCGGATCCCCTCTGGTCGCGGGTCAGCAGTATTCCCGATGAGGAGTTGTGGCGTATCCATGAGATTTGCCGCTATCAGTTGGTGATGTTTGTGCGATCGCGCCTACAACGGATGCTTGAAGAGCAGGGCGCCTCTAGTGCTGAATTGACGCAAGCGGCAGAAGTGCTGGATCCGACCGCCTTGACCATTGGCTTTGCCCGTCGCTTTGCTACCTATAAACGCGCCACTCTCTTTTTGCGGGATGTGGAACGGCTGCGGCGAATTTTATTGGGATCCGTACCGGTGAAAACGGGAGCGAAGCAGCGGCGGCCGATTGTCCAGTTTGTGATTGCGGGGAAGGCGCACCCCAAGGACAACCCCGGCAAAGAACTGATTCAGGAAATTATTCACTTTACGCGCCAAGAGGGCATGGCCAACCACATTGCCTTTATCCCGGATTACGATATGCACGTGGCAAAAATGATGGTGGCGGGGTGTGATGTCTGGCTGAATACCCCTTTGCGGCCTCAGGAGGCCTCGGGAACCAGCGGCATGAAGGCGGCTATGAATGGGCTACCGAATTTAAGTACATTGGACGGTTGGTGGGACGAGGCGGACTATGTGAAAACGGGTTGGGCGATTGGCCACGGCGAAACCTATGACGATCGCCACTATCAAGATCAAGTGGAAGCCAATGCGCTCTATGAACGGTTGGAGCGGGATGTCATTCCCCTCTTTTACGATCGCGATGAAAATGGTGTGCCGCGCGGCTGGGTGCAAAAGATGAAGGCAGCCCTTGCTCTCAATACGCCTCAGTTTAACACCGCGCGAATGGTGCGTGAGTATGCCCATCGCGGCTATTTCCCTGCTAGCGATCGCTCCTTTATCCTCAAGGAAAATAACTATGCCGCAGCCAAGGAACTGGCTCGCTGGAAAGCCCACATTTTTGAACATTGGTACTCGATTCAGATTATCGGGGTTGAAACCTCGGCTGAGCACAACCTCGAGGTTAACGAACTTGTGGAAGTCAAAGCCGTGATTGCCCTCGGTGCCCTATTGCCAAGCGATGTGCAGGTGATTTTGTTCCAAGGGCGGGTGAATGAGGCCGGCACCCTAGAGGAGGCCTGTCCTACCCTGATGACGTTTGTGGGTACCACCCCTGAAGGCCGTAGCCTTTACACCGCTGAGATGAGCTACGACACGAGTGGCCACCAAGGCATTGCCCTCCAACTGCTACCGCGCCACGCCTATTTGAGTCATCCCTATGAAATGGGACTGGTTTTGTGGGCTTAGGAGAGAATCAGGTTGCGATTAACGGATCAGCAAGTGCAGCAAATTTGCCAGACGGTGGCGGCGCTGGTAGGTACCGAAGCCGAAGTGTGGTTGTTTGGTTCGCGGGTGAACGATGACCTAAAGGGCGGCGATGTGGATTTATTGATCCGGCTGTCTCACCCCGTTGAGAATCCTGCCCTTGTCAGTGCTCGACTCAGTGCCAAAATCAGCCGCGCCATGGCAGGTCGTAAAGTGGACATTCTCCTCTGGGCACCCAATCTCCAGCGGCAGCCGATTCACGATTGGGCCCAACAAACGGGAGTTCGCCTTCAATGTTGAGTCCTCAACTTCAGGAACGCCTACATCACCTCTGCCAACTGGTGGAGCGAGAAGTGGCACACCTACAGGTGACGGATCAACGCCTCTTTCAGGAGCCATTTACGGCACGGCGGGCAGCACAATTGGAGGAGGATATTGACCTAGCGGAGCGGGTGGATGCTTTTTTGGCACGCTTTGGCCGCCTTCAAGATACCCTAGGGAGCAAGCTATTGCCCGCCTATCTGAGTGCCTTTGGCGAACCAGTGGCGACTTTCTTGGAAAACCTTGACCGTGCTGAACGGCTCGGCCTTGTGCCCGATGCAGACGCTTGGTTTACCATGCGGCAACTGCGCAATCAAATGGTTCACGATTACATTCGAGATGCAGCCATCTTAGCCACGAGTTTGCAAGCTGCCCACGAGTTTGTTCCTGTCCTGATTGAAACTGCAACTCGGTTTTGCCAACGAATAAAGCACAAATCGTCCGGCAACTCCTAGCTTTTCATCTTTATTTCATGTGCCTTTGCCAAAATCAGCCTTAGTAACACACTGTGGTAATGCTGAATCGAATTCTTTGGTGGTCAATTGTCCAACGTTGGTTGGTGGTGCTCGGGGCGATCGCCCTGACGATTTTCGGTATTTTTCAACTGCGGCAAATGCCCCTTGATGTACTGCCAGAGTTTGCGCCCCCCCAAGTGGAAATTCAAACGGAGGCACCGGGCCTAGCACCAGAGGAAGTGGAATCGCTGATTACGCTGCCCATTGAAAGTGTCGTCAATGGTACGGCAGGGGTCGAAACTGTGCGCTCTGCATCGTCTCTTGGCTTATCTGTTGTCAAGGTAGTTTTTAGTTGGCAAACGAATATCTATCAAGCACGGCAACTGATTACCGAGCGGTTGCAGGAGGTGCGCGATCGCCTACCACCTAATGCCTCACCCCAAATTTCACCGATTACCTCCCCCATTGCCACGATTTTGATGTATGCCCTCCGATCGCCTCGCCGCACAACAGGTCTCTTTGCAGGACGTGGTGGCGGGGGTGAGTGGCGCCAATGAAAATGCAGCGGGTGGGGTCATTGTCACTCCCGATCAGGAGTTAATTGTGCGGGGCATTGGTCGGGCAACATCAGTCGCTGATTTAGCGGTGGCGTTGGTGGCGCACCGCAATGGCCAACCAATTCGCGTGCAGGATGTGGCAACAGTCACGAAAGGGCCTGCCTTAGCGCGGGGAGATGGCAGTGTTAATGGACAGCGAGCAATTATGCTTATATTGACTTCTATATCCAAGAGGGGGAAGACCATATTCCCGTGGGTACTGCTACCGTTACTGCTGATATTGAAACGCCAACGGGCGATCGGGTCACTCTACCGATGACCTATACCCCTGAGGACAAACACTACACCGCACGGCTAGCCAATCCCGTGACAGGAGACTATGGTATTGTTCTCCTTAGACCCATCAATGGTCAACCCATTAACAGTCGTTTTCGCTTTCGTTATGAACCCAATCAGGGAGGAAGACAAGAATGATGCTACCACGCTTTATCCAACCCACCCTCTTGGGACTGGCCATGCTCTTGAGTGGGGCGATCGCCACCCTTGGGATTGCCCAGCAACGGCAAATGCCTATGCTTCATGACCACCATCACCTGCACCACAGTCCCAACCCTGAGCACGCAGACGGCTCTGCTACGACCCATATGGAACTGCTGAATGCGCCCGCACCTACGCCTCAACAACCAACCACCTTTACGTTGGCGATTCGCACCCACACTGGTGAAGCAGTGACGCAGTTTGAGCGTTTTCAAGAGGCGCTAATGCACCTGATCATCGTCAGTGATGATTTTCAAGTGTTTCAGCACCTGCATCCCCGCTATCTGGGTGAAGGTCAGTTTCAAGTCACAACCACATTGCCCCAGGGGGGAGGCTACACCCTCATTGCTGATTATAAACCCGCTGGCGCTGACGAAACGGTGGCGATGATCCCGATCGCGGCTGAAGGAACGCCGCCCGCATCGAGTACGCCAACCGCTCAAACCACCCAAGTGATTGGCACAACGGCAGTCGAACTAAAACTCCCTCAACCCCTCAAGGCTGGATCAGCGGTGGAAGTGGCCTTTCGCCTACGGGATGCTGCCACCCAGCAACCCCTTAGGGATCTGCGCCCCTACCTTGGCGAAGCAGGGCATCTGGTGATTTTGCGAGACACGACTCCCCTCGAACCTGCTGATTATCTCCATGCCCATGCCGTGGATCATCAACCTAAGGAGGTGATCCGTTTTATGACCCAGTTTCCTGTGCCCGGACGTTACAAGCTCTGGGGACAGTTCCAGCGGGGTGAGCAAATTGTTACTGCTCCCTTTTGGGTGACGGTGAATTAGGGGATTGCACGGATGAAGGTGTTGCTGCTTGAAGATGAACCGGATTTAGGAGCCGCCATTCAGCGGGTGTTGCAACGGGAAGGCTATGTGGTGGACTGGGCGCAGGAGGGGGAACTGGTTTGGGCCTACGTTGAGCAGTTGCAGGTGGACTACAGTGT includes:
- a CDS encoding DUF561 domain-containing protein; this encodes MLHPRLAAAFEQRSVLKIISGLNNFDRDRVRAVVTAADQGGATFVDIAADPELVRLAKELTMLPICVSAVEPLQLLNAVAAGADLVEIGNYDSFYAQGRVFSAEEVLVLTRQTRELLPQIMLSVTVPHTLPLDQQVALAEALVAAGADVIQTEGGTSSQPHHSGTLGLIEKAAPTLAAAYEISRAVAVPVLCASGLSTVTIPLAIAAGAAGVGVGSAVNQLNSEVAMVASVRALAEAVKGAIALHR
- a CDS encoding nucleotidyltransferase domain-containing protein gives rise to the protein MRLTDQQVQQICQTVAALVGTEAEVWLFGSRVNDDLKGGDVDLLIRLSHPVENPALVSARLSAKISRAMAGRKVDILLWAPNLQRQPIHDWAQQTGVRLQC
- the glgP gene encoding alpha-glucan family phosphorylase, with translation MKPIRTFNVRPHLPQRLEPLRELAYNLYWTWNTEAIALFRRLDPELWEQTNHNPVALLGRIRQDRLLDAAADNGFLAQMERVISQFQEYAQPVQTWYQQTRTDAPPGECIAYFSLEFGLTECLPIYSGGLGVLAGDHLKSASDLGLPLVGVGLLYQKGYFSQYLSADGWQQERYPSNDFYTLPLKLVTTGQGQEHRIRVDYPNREVQARVWQVQVGRVPLYLLDTNLPENSTYDQQITDYLYGGDMDMRIHQEMLLGIGGVRLLHSLGLRPTVYHMNEGHSAFLSLERIRQLITEEQLTYDEALQVVKASQLFTTHTPVPAGIDLFPADKVTYYVGHYAEAFNLSQQEFLSLGRVNPGAFQEPFSMANLAIHTASFVNGVSALHGEVSRQMFQGLWPNLPPTEVPITSITNGVHARSRVSEPLQYLLDIYLGPQWSDAPLADPLWSRVSSIPDEELWRIHEICRYQLVMFVRSRLQRMLEEQGASSAELTQAAEVLDPTALTIGFARRFATYKRATLFLRDVERLRRILLGSVPVKTGAKQRRPIVQFVIAGKAHPKDNPGKELIQEIIHFTRQEGMANHIAFIPDYDMHVAKMMVAGCDVWLNTPLRPQEASGTSGMKAAMNGLPNLSTLDGWWDEADYVKTGWAIGHGETYDDRHYQDQVEANALYERLERDVIPLFYDRDENGVPRGWVQKMKAALALNTPQFNTARMVREYAHRGYFPASDRSFILKENNYAAAKELARWKAHIFEHWYSIQIIGVETSAEHNLEVNELVEVKAVIALGALLPSDVQVILFQGRVNEAGTLEEACPTLMTFVGTTPEGRSLYTAEMSYDTSGHQGIALQLLPRHAYLSHPYEMGLVLWA
- a CDS encoding GTP-binding protein, whose amino-acid sequence is MTVPVTVLTGYLGAGKTTLLNRILTHEHGKKVAVIVNEFGEVGIDHQLVVNTDEEIFEMNNGCICCTVRGDLIRIIGNLMKRRHKFDHLVIETTGLADPAPVIQTFFMDEDIRSQTHLDAVITVVDAKHIHYHWQADEAQEQIAFADVILLNKTDLVSEADLAQLRDRIHAMNPLAKVYYTQQAAIPMEHILDVGGFDLERALELDPDFLGEDHHEHDESVGSVAIVAEGKLDGAKLQTWLSQLLQTQGPDIFRMKGILHLAEQPQPFVFQGVHMLFDGRPLDRPLGHQRNELIFIGRNLDESQLRQAFRACLV
- a CDS encoding RsmB/NOP family class I SAM-dependent RNA methyltransferase; translation: MPSPSTAKPVVKLSRLAVACANRLFETAGDRERFLEALTTPPPYPATVLWCRESASPLPFEPLPPLSWQPPWVSRFAPGSRTGQHPLHEVGAYYCLDSSSVFAAVPLLTLPQEPSLVIDVCAAPGGKSLFAWRSLQPRYLICNETIGKRVGMLISNLKRCRVHPVGVTAWDSEVLAAEFQGAADVVIVDAPCSGQSLLAKGQKADGCFHPLTIRHNQRRQKRILAAATALVRPGGWLLYSTCTFSQDENEDVAAWLMAKFPQWVPQPVAALAAYQSHLAAFPCYRLWPHQGEGAGAFTILWQHQGKGESNPLPDLGERRALGDRWRWQSNSQPA